In Leucobacter denitrificans, the genomic window TCTCGAAATCCGGAGACGCGTTCGCGAACGGCAATCAACTGCCGAATACCGTGTACATGCTGCTTGCTGGCGGCATGCTCAATGCGGTGCTGGTGCCGCAGATCGTCAAGGCTGCACAGAACACAGACGGTGGGCGCGGCTACATAAACAAGGTACTCACCCTCGTCTCGACGGTGCTCGTTGTACTCACCGCGCTCATCATGCTTGCGGCGCCGGCAGTCGTGTGGATCTTTACGACAACTTGGCCCTCTGATCAGCGCGCGCTCGCAGTCGGGTTCGCCTACTGGTGTATTCCACAAATCGTGTTCTATGGGTTGTATACGGTGCTCGGCGAAGTGCTCAATGCGAAGAAGATCTTCGGGCCGTTCACCTGGGCGCCCGCACTCGCGAATGTTGTGGCGATCGTCGGCCTTGTCGTGTTTATCGTCTTGTTCGGGTCCGACCCGAACGGGCTCCGCGCAGTGTCTGATTGGACCCCGACCTCGATCGGGGTGCTTGCGGGCACCGCAACGCTCGGAGTGGTCGCTCAAGCACTCATTCTTATCGTGCCATGGCGCAAGGCCGGTCTGTCATTCAGGCTCGACTTTAAATGGCGTGGTGTTGGACTTAGCCAGACGGGGCGAATTGCAGGCTGGGGTCTTGCGACCGTTGTCGTAATGAACCTCGCGGGTATCGTGACGAGCAATGTCATCAACTCGGCATCTGGCGATGGTGTGTCGCTGCTCGCGATGCAAAATGCCTGGCTCGTGTTCATGCTGCCGCACTCGGTGATTGCGGTGTCACTCATCACCGCGTACTTTACTCAGCTTGCGGAACACGGGCAGAGTGGACAGCGCGACGCGTTTCGAGCGAGTTTTTCGAGTGCGTCGAGGCAGATCATGGTGCTCATGGTGTTCGCTGCGGCGGTGTTCTTTATGTCTGCCCGGTACGTGGCGCGCGTTATGAACATCGGTGCAGATGGTGAATTGGTCGATGCGTTCGCGAACGTTCTCATGGTCTATTCGATCGGTCTCGTTGCGTACAGCCTGATGTTCGTCGCGCAGCGTGCCTTTTACGCGGTTTCTGATGCGAAGACGCCGTTTTATTTCATGTCGGCTCAGTTGGTCGCGCTCGTTGTGCTCACAGTTCTCGCTATGGTCACCGTCGACAAATCGCTGCTTGGCGTCGTGTATGCAGGCATCTGGTCATTGACTACAATCGCCCAGATGTTCTTTGCGTTCTGGCTCCTCAAGCGGAAGATTGGGCATCTCGGTACTACCGAGCTCATCGCAACAGGTGTGCGCTGTATTGTCGCCATTGTGCCGGCTCTTCTTATTGGATTTATCGTGATGTATCTGCTGAACAGCTTCGGTCCAGATGCCTCAGGTGCGCTAGAGGTAGTTCTCTCGATTGTCTACGCGCTGGTCGTGACGGGCTTCATGGGTCTTGCGTATCTCGGGGCGTTGCTCGTCATGAAGTCGCCAGAGGCACTTGCCATTACCTCGCGCTTGCGTCGCCGATGATGATCCTCGCCCTCAGTCGATATAGGGGCTTGCCCGGCGATTCGCCGTAAGTTTCACCTTCAACTGCTACGTTAGGTAAGTCGTGAAGCCGTCGGATAGATCCGCGGAATACTTCAAGAAACGGGGAGTGAGAGTTCGATGAGGGATGAACGGAAGGCGCCAGTACGTCGCCTGGGAATGCTCGCGCTAAGCGTTGTTGCGGTCGCGGGACTTCTCATCGGTTCACCGAACGCAATTTCTCCCTCGCACGCCATCACTTCGGATCTCCCCACGTGGGCTGATGTTGAGAAGGCGAAGCAGAATGAGGCCACCGCTGCGGCGCAGGTCAAAGAGATCGAAGCCTTACTCGTTCAGGTGCAGGCCGAGGTCGAGCGCACCCGCGCCGAGTCTGAAGCGGCAACCCAGGCACTTTTCGAAGCTGAGCAGGCGCTGTTCAAAGCACAAGAGCGCACCGAAGCACTCACTGAGCAGGCGAAACAGAGTCAGGCCGAGGCTGACGCCGCTTCCGAACAGGCGGCAGCGCTCGTTGCGCAGCTGTACCGTTCGGGTGGCGTGGATCGGAACGTCGAGATTTTCCTTGAATCCGATGAGACCGCTGCGGATCAACTGCTCGAGCGCCTTGCGCAGGTCGAAAAGGCCACCGAGCGCAACACGTCAATCGCGGACGAGGCAACGCGCGCAAAGAACACCGCAGAGACACTCGGAAAGTCTGCACAGGCAGCTCAGGACGAGCGCGACCGCCTGCGCGAAGAAGCTGACGCTCGCAAGGAGAAAGCCGTAGCGGCTGCAGCTGCAGCAAGCGAAGAACTTGCGAAACAAGAAGAGAACCAGGTCAAGCTTGAGACCCAGCTTGCTGCTCTCAAAGACGAGACAACTGAGACCACGAATGGTTACCAAGAGCGTCTGCGTCTCGAAGAAGAGGAGCGCCGCCGACAGGCTGAGGCCGCGGCAAAAGCTGCGGCTGAAGCTGCGGCTGAAGCAGCAGCGAACGCAGGCGGTGGCGGCGGCGGCGGCGGTGGCGGTGGTGGCGGCGGTCAAGTCGCTGGCGGGTGGCAGGTTCCGCTGTATAACTATTACGTGAGCGACTGGTGGGGAGCTAGCCGTGGTCACACAGGAGTAGACCTCGCAGCACCGCAGGGAACACCAATTTATGCGGCTGCCTCTGGCACTGTCACGATGGCCGGGTGGTATGCACCGTGCTACGCGAACATGGTTGAAATTTCGCACGGCGGCGGTGTCGCTACGCGGTACGCGCACCAGATGAGTCAACCTATCGTGGGATACGGCCAGTGGGTGAACCGCGGTCAGATCATTGGATATGTTGGAACTACGGGATGTTCCACCGGACCGCACCTGCACTTTGAGGTCTACACCTACGGATACCCGATTGACCCTGCCGGGTTCTACGCGGCACGCGGCCTGCGTTTCTAGGCTTCAGAACTAGCGTGTTCGGCCACGCCGACTAGACACGCCGACGTTGTCGGTGGCGGCTTGTACCGTATTCCTATGGCCAAAAACGCTTCATCGCGCGGGGGCTCTGCACGATCCACCAAATCGCAGAGCACCCGATCGAAAGGTGCCGCGAAGTCGCGCAGCTCCTCCCGCACGTCTGCAACGACAAAGGTACTCGCGGTGGAGCAAGAGCACAGTGGTGTGGCGCGGGCCTGGTTTGGCTTAGCCCACGCAGTCGGCGCCGGAGCGCGCGCGTTCAGATCTGAACAACTTGAGCCAGAAGCTCGTCGCGACGGCCTTCCCATGTTGCTCGTGCTGCTTGCGGTCGCCGGGGCCGTTGTTGAGTGGTTTCTCATCGGCAATACCGTGGCTACTCAGATCGATGCGTTCACGTTTGGCGGCCTATTTGGGCGCATCGCGTTTGGTCTGCCGATCATTATGGCTGGGTTTGCGCTCTGGTTGTTCAATAACCCCTCAACAGTGAACGATAACCGTCGTATCGCGATTGGCCTGTTTCTTGCGCTTGCCAGTTCGTCTGGGCTCGCCCACGTGCTCGGCGGGTCGCCGAAGCCACGCGATGGCATGCCCGGCCTCGCTGAAGCAGGTGGGTTGCTCGGCTGGCTCTTTGGTGCACCCCTGATGCTCGCAACAGTGTGGGTTGCGGTTCCAGTGCTCTGCATCATCTTGATATTCTCCCTGTTGATCATCACGAAGACCCCTCCAGGTCGCATTGGTCGACGACTTCGTGAGGCATACGCGTATCTCTTTGGCGCTCAGCTGCCGGAAGAAGAACCTGCGCAAGCGGTCGACGTGAAAAGCTCCGATACGAACGAGCTATTTGACCACGCTGATGAGAAGACCGGTTCTTTGCCTTGGTGGCGACGAAACACGACCGGGCGTGAAGAAGACCCAGACTACGT contains:
- the murJ gene encoding murein biosynthesis integral membrane protein MurJ, translating into MASALHRASAIMASGTMVSRVLGFAKNILLAFAIGGVISKSGDAFANGNQLPNTVYMLLAGGMLNAVLVPQIVKAAQNTDGGRGYINKVLTLVSTVLVVLTALIMLAAPAVVWIFTTTWPSDQRALAVGFAYWCIPQIVFYGLYTVLGEVLNAKKIFGPFTWAPALANVVAIVGLVVFIVLFGSDPNGLRAVSDWTPTSIGVLAGTATLGVVAQALILIVPWRKAGLSFRLDFKWRGVGLSQTGRIAGWGLATVVVMNLAGIVTSNVINSASGDGVSLLAMQNAWLVFMLPHSVIAVSLITAYFTQLAEHGQSGQRDAFRASFSSASRQIMVLMVFAAAVFFMSARYVARVMNIGADGELVDAFANVLMVYSIGLVAYSLMFVAQRAFYAVSDAKTPFYFMSAQLVALVVLTVLAMVTVDKSLLGVVYAGIWSLTTIAQMFFAFWLLKRKIGHLGTTELIATGVRCIVAIVPALLIGFIVMYLLNSFGPDASGALEVVLSIVYALVVTGFMGLAYLGALLVMKSPEALAITSRLRRR
- a CDS encoding M23 family metallopeptidase is translated as MRDERKAPVRRLGMLALSVVAVAGLLIGSPNAISPSHAITSDLPTWADVEKAKQNEATAAAQVKEIEALLVQVQAEVERTRAESEAATQALFEAEQALFKAQERTEALTEQAKQSQAEADAASEQAAALVAQLYRSGGVDRNVEIFLESDETAADQLLERLAQVEKATERNTSIADEATRAKNTAETLGKSAQAAQDERDRLREEADARKEKAVAAAAAASEELAKQEENQVKLETQLAALKDETTETTNGYQERLRLEEEERRRQAEAAAKAAAEAAAEAAANAGGGGGGGGGGGGGGQVAGGWQVPLYNYYVSDWWGASRGHTGVDLAAPQGTPIYAAASGTVTMAGWYAPCYANMVEISHGGGVATRYAHQMSQPIVGYGQWVNRGQIIGYVGTTGCSTGPHLHFEVYTYGYPIDPAGFYAARGLRF